NNNNNNNNNNNNNNNNNNNNNNNNNNNNNNNNNNNNNNNNNNNNNNNNNNNNNNNNNNNNNNNNNNNNNNNNNNNNNNNNNNNNNNNNNNNNNNNNNNNNNNNNNNNNNNNNNNNNNNNNNNNNNNNNNNNNNNNNNNNNNNNNNNNNNNNNNNNNNNNNNNNNNNNNNNNNNNNNNNNNNNNNNNNNNNNNNNNNNNNNNNNNNNNNNNNNNNNNNNNNNNNNNNNNNNNNNNNNNNNNNNNNNNNNNNNNNNNNNNNNNNNNNNNNNNNNNNNNNNNNNNNNNNNNNNNNNNNNNNNNNNNNNNNNNNNNNNNNNNNNNNNNNNNNNNNNNNNNNNNNNNNNNNNNNNNNNNNNNNNNNNNNNNNNNNNNNNNNNNNNNNNNNNNNNNNNNNNNNNNNNNNNNNNNNNNNNNNNNNNNNNNNNNNNNNNNNNNNNNNNNNNNNNNNNNNNNNNNNNNNNNNNNNNNNNNNNNNNNNNNNNNNNNNNNNNNNNNNNNNNNNNNNNNNNNNNNNNNNNNNNNNNNNNNNNNNNNNNNNNNNNNNNNNNNNNNNNNNNNNNNNNNNNNNNNNNNNNNNNNNNNNNNNNNNNNNNNNNNNNNNNNNNNNNNNNNNNNNNNNNNNNNNNNNNNNNNNNNNNNNNNNNNNNNNNNNNNNNNNNNNNNNNNNNNNNNNNNNNNNNNNNNNNNNNNNNNNNNNNNNNNNNNNNNNNNNNNNNNNNNNNNNNNNNNNNNNNNNNNNNNNNNNNNNNNNNNNNNNNNNNNNNNNNNNNNNNNNNNNNNNNNNNNNNNNNNNNNNNNNNNNNNNNNNNNNNNNNNNNNNNNNNNNNNNNNNNNNNNNNNNNNNNNNNNNNNNNNNNNNNNNNNNNNNNNNNNNNNNNNNNNNNNNNNNNNNNNNNNNNNNNNNNNNNNNNNNNNNNNNNNNNNNNNNNNNNNNNNNNNNNNNNNNNNNNNNNNNNNNNNNNNNNNNNNNNNNNNNNNNNNNNNNNNNNNNNNNNNNNNNNNNNNNNNNNNNNNNNNNNNNNNNNNNNNNNNNNNNNNNNNNNNNNNNNNNNNNNNNNNNNNNNNNNNNNNNNNNNNNNNNNNNNNNNNNNNNNNNNNNNNNNNNNNNNNNNNNNNNNNNNNNNNNNNNNNNNNNNNNNNNNNNNNNNNNNNNNNNNNNNNNNNNNNNNNNNNNNNNNNNNNNNNNNNNNNNNNNNNNNNNNNNNNNNNNNNNNNNNNNNNNNNNNNNNNNNNNNNNNNNNNNNNNNNNNNNNNNNNNNNNNNNNNNNNNNNNNNNNNNNNNNNNNNNNNNNNNNNNNNNNNNNNNNNNNNNNNNNNNNNNNNNNNNNNNNNNNNNNNNNNNNNNNNNNNNNNNNNNNNNNNNNNNNNNNNNNNNNNNNNNNNNNNNNNNNNNNNNNNNNNNNNNNNNNNNNNNNNNNNNNNNNNNNNNNNNNNNNNNNNNNNNNNNNNNNNNNNNNNNNNNNNNNNNNNNNNNNNNNNNNNNNNNNNNNNNNNNNNNNNNNNNNNNNNNNNNNNNNNNNNNNNNNNNNNNNNNNNNNNNNNNNNNNNNNNNNNNNNNNNNNNNNNNNNNNNNNNNNNNNNNNNNNNNNNNNNNNNNNNNNNNNNNNNNNNNNNNNNNNNNNNNNNNNNNNNNNNNNNNNNNNNNNNNNNNNNNNNNNNNNNNNNNNNNNNNNNNNNNNNNNNNNNNNNNNNNNNNNNNNNNNNNNNNNNNNNNNNNNNNNNNNNNNNNNNNNNNNNNNNNNNNNNNNNNNNNNNNNNNNNNNNNNNNNNNNNNNNNNNNNNNNNNNNNNNNNNNNNNNNNNNNNNNNNNNNNNNNNNNNNNNNNNNNNNNNNNNNNNNNNNNNNNNNNNNNNNNNNNNNNNNNNNNNNNNNNNNNNNNNNNNNNNNNNNNNNNNNNNNNNNNNNNNNNNNNNNNNNNNNNNNNNNNNNNNNNNNNNNNNNNNNNNNNNNNNNNNNNNNNNNNNNNNNNNNNNNNNNNNNNNNNNNNNNNNNNNNNNNNNNNNNNNNNNNNNtcggaaaaaataaacattcattgatcaagtaacgggacaaaactcttcgacggttataaatgaaaaatcatgatttaatggttattttaactccgattttgatgattttttacagctacacttcttgaccctatatgaatacaatgactgaatttgatcttcaatttaaaatatttacactagtggataccacaaaatcttatgttatatttaatgaaagtataaataaactctgaattgttagtgaatatattgttttgatggcatatgcattcaaaaaaattagtttcaacgatccaaccgtcaaacttgtttgttgatacttcgagatcatatacgccaaaaatcggaaaaaataaacattcagagatcaagtcaggggacaaaacttttcgacggttataatgaaaaatcaagatttaacggttattttaactccgattttgatgattttttactgctacactccttgacccgatatgaatacaatgaaataattcgatcgtcaatttaaaatatatattttctaacaaaaacccaatccgaacaacaagaataaatttttctaataaaaatccgatccgatctaaaataataaatttaaagttacttaataaatatatataccgtttaatttcttaaatgttatgcatacaaaataaaaaacaaaaataaattggtttaggtgacaaaatgtttggattacgtcatgcaaagattttaaaaataatttttttattttatttatttttataaggactttgcgtgacgaagtttacttttcgtcgcgcaaagtcactttgagcgacgaattatttttcgtcgcgcaaaatttggtcgcgcaagactttgcgcgacgatgtattgttgtcgcgcaaaagtttgtcgcgcgaagtgactttgggcgacgaattatttttcgtcgcgcaaaatttggtcgcgcaagactttgagcgacgaagtttcaagtttcgtcgcggaaagtgactttgagcgacgaatagtttttcatcgcgcaaaatttggtcgcgcaagaggttttttttactagtgactTGGATATCCAGTTTGGCGGCTTGGGATAGTATAGCTCCTCCTGACTTTGGAGTAAATATCAAACTATCCCAAATAAGTCTCTTCAATGGTTGTGCACGTACCAAAATAAGATTTGCGAACAGCGTTGCGGTTCATATAAGCCAGCATTTGTGCTAATAGTTTGTTTTGGGCTGTTTTCAGTGTTAAAAATTGCCCATATATGATATACCCACACCAAATCCAACCctttcaaattgaaacccaGGAAAACCTAACCCAGTCACCGCTCTCCTGCCGCACTGCCATTGCAACATGGGATGATATGTTTTCCTTTGCTTAATCTTAATCCACATGAAAgcaaaattcttttttcttttttctttctgatcTGGGGCAATATAtctcactactacattttacactttgcgcgacgaagagaatttcgtcgcgcaaaatacattgtagtcgcacaaatttcagCGCGAcagaaacttcgtcgcgcaaagatcgtgaagaaagactttgcgcgacgaagacatTTCATTGGTCAcacaaagtgactttgcgcgacgaaaacatATTAGTAGCGCAAAGCGACTTGGATTGGTCGCGCAAATGTTGGAGCTACgaaatatattggtcgcgcaaagtctaaaaaaaattttaaaaaaataaaaaattcccgcgtccaaTTTTTGGAAcctgcccaaattttttgagtttaatagtttgcgctacgaaatattttgtcgcgcaagatttttgactttttgttttattatttctttaatatgaatttatttatatgaattttttcaaatttttactttttaaatttaatttaattgtatgatttctttttaaaattactttaatttaaattgatattaatttttactttttaaatttaatttaattgtatgatttttttaattactttaatttaaattgacatattcaaaataaaattacatatgaaaaatagtgattaaattatccaataaatatatatatataatattcaaaatgtacacataaattaacaaagtacaataataaaatcctaatacaagcgtattgtggtggtagtggcggaggatatgttttgatagcttcctaatcctcaactttagccgtcaaagtctcgatgattccctacaaaaaaaataaatatggtcaaataaccacaaaaaaaaaaaaaaaaaggcataatctcccctaaaattNNNNNNNNNNNNNNNNNNNNNNNNNNNNNNNNNNNNNNNNNNNNNNNNNNNNNNNNNNNNNNNNNNNNNNNNNNNNNNNNNNNNNNNNNNNNNNNNNNNNGACGATTTTCCAGGCCAAGTGGGCAAAACAGTAGAGATTTTAAAATCAACTTTCCGAACGTAAAATTAAAGTGGCGCGTTTATGAAAAAGTTTCCTCCCATCTCCTCCCACTTTCCCCCCCTCACTCCTCTAGAAGAATACCggtatatatttttcattttcggAATTTCCATTTTCTCTCAACTCAAACGTCATTTGCTCGTCATCCTCCTCCTTCAATCCAACCACAACCATTTTTAGCTCGAATCTTCTAAAACTACTACTTCGTTGTAATTGGATATTATTGATTTGATGGGTAGAGAGCGAGCTTATGTTGATGACGATATTGATGAAAGTAAGTTCAAGACTTCGGAAGCAATGAACCGCTACAAGAAAATCTTCAGTGTTCAAGCTGTGACAGTTGAGCGGGAGGTCAAATTGAGTGACTTCGAGGATCTTGGGCTTCCCAGAATCTTCAAATCAAGAGGTTGGCTTTTGGCAATGGGTCCTTCAGAGCCTGCTAATATCCAGATTGTCCAAGAATTCTACGCAAACATTCCTCCTTTCTCCGCCGAGCAGAAAACTCCACCTGGGTTGGGCCCTTTTGGTTCTTGTTTGTGGGATGAGACTCTGCATTTCTCTAGCGGTCGAGAATACCCTGACTCATTTGATGTGTATTTGCGAGGTAAGGTGTTAAATTTCTCTGTTTCTGGCATTGCCCAGTTGCTTAAACTTACTAGGCCAAAcccaaatgaaaaatcaccTGGTTTTCCTGGGCTTGTTGTTGATAATCTTGACTTGAAGGTGGTGAAATCTACTTTGGGTTGGAACAAGAGGGTCAGGGTTTTGCGTGAAAATCGACTGAGTGATTTGTACAAAGTGCTTAACAGCATAGTGAGATATAATATCGATCCTCCTTGTCACGTTATCCCTTCTTTGCTTAGCCCTGATAGAGCTCGCCTTCTTTATGCCATTGGGAACAATGTACCTATTGATCTGGCCACCTACATTTTTCGTGCCATCTGTCGTGCTGCATTCCCAACTTCCATGCCCGACTCCCTGCCTTTTACTTCCTTGATCACACGCTTCGCCATGGCTTCTCACGTGCCAGTTGAGCCTACGGATAAGCTTTATTCTCCTTGGTCGCCTTTGGACAACGTGGATATTTTTGGCTATAGCTTTACTCCATCTTCTCCGGCAGTCAAGCAACCTCAAGCGGTGGTGAGCCACACGCCCAGTATGGCCATACTTACCAATGGCGTTGCTGAGCACAGGGGTGATGTGCACCCCGTTTCCACCCACTCGCTCATCCCACCTTCTTCGAAACAGCCATCTGCAGGTCAGTCAAATGTTAATAGACAGACgttaacaacaacaaatgTAATTTTCCTTAGATTACACTTGGACATTCAGCTTATTACTGTAAAATGCATAGGCCCTTATTGTTTTTAAGTGCAGGTGGTAAAAATTTCCGGGGGTTTTCGTTGGTAGCATCATAGTTAGTAACAGAGTTGAACTTATAGTAAGCAATTAGGCATCAAACATGGCACGTTTCTGTGATTAGTACTTATGTCCTTCAATTGTGTATATATTGTTTGCATGGTAAGTGGAAACCTTTAGAAGATAAGCTCTCTGTTTGAAATCACATCTGCATTCTTTTATGTCAAAAAGAAATAGGCACCAACCATTCTTTGGTCCAAACAAGGGGGTGCCTAACTCATGGTCAAAAATGGggtacctaacttaggcattctttggtcaaaaataaggggtgcctaacttaggcattctttggtcaaaaataaggggtgcctaacttaggccacctatgttcttttgaagcctatataaatccccacaactctcatttgtaatgcatcccaaaaagaattagagagagtttgagagaaaagcttaagagcaaagcttgtgaaagaattttgtgagaaaaaattcttagtataatttggggtgggttgtgagttgtgagtgttgtaaacactttgtatattttctccctttagtAAAATGATCTGCAGCAGGTCCGGAGGCGTAGGCACAATTGGCTGAACTCCGttatcaaatttgtgtgtcttatttcCTTTGTTATTTCGCATTCTCACTAATCTGGTTTATAGGGAAATCTGCGTAATTTCCTAACaactggtatcagagcatttggTGGTGATTCTGTCAATTTTCTGCGAGGAATTGTCAGAAATGATCCATAGGAAGTCAGATTCGAGTGGGAGCGATGGCTGCAGACGAAGggaagatgaaaattgaaaagttcgATGGTGCGGACTTCGGCTTTTGGAAGATGCAGATAGAAGATTATCTGTATCAAAAAAAGCTTTATCAACCTCTTTCAGAAAATAAGCCAGAGGGTATGAATGATGAAGACTGGACTCTTCTTGACAGACAAGCCCTCGGAGTTATCCGATTGACGCTATCCCGCAATGTTGCTTTCAACATAGCAAAGGAAAAGACCACGACAGGTCTCATGGCGGCTCTTTCCAGTATGTATGAGAAACCATCAGCCTCTAacaaagttcacttgatgAGGCGGTTATTCAATTTGCGGATGACGGAAGGCGCATCGGTAGCTCAACATCTCAATGAACTCAATACAGTCACAACCCAGTTGAGTTCagttggaattgaatttgatgaagaagtacGAGCATTGATACTTTTGTCTTCTCTACCAGAAAGTTGGAATGCTACTGTCACGGCTGTGAGTAGCTCGTCGGGAAGCAATAAGTTGACATTTGATGATGTTCGTGATCTGGTTCTCAGTGAAGAGATCCGACGGAGAAAGTCGGGTGAATCGTCAAcctcttctgttttgcatacagagtcaagaggaagaaattcaACCAGAGGGAATGGACGTGGCAGATCGAACTACCGAGGTAGATCAAAGGACAGGAGGTCCAAATCCGGGAATCCTAATAATTCTCATAGCTCGAAGACCGTCGAGTGTTGGAACTGCGGGAAGATCGGGCACTATAAGAATCAGTGCAAGAGTGCATCGAAGGACCATGAGGCGAAGGCAGAGGCAAATGTTACTTCCACCTCAGGAGGAGATGATGCGTTGATATGCTCTTTGGAGAGCAATGAAGAGTCTTGGGTGTTAGACTCTGGAGCATCATTCCATGCTACTTCTCAGAAACAATTCTTCGAGAGGTATGTCCCCGGAAACCTTGGAAAGGTATACCTTGGTAATGATCAACCTTGTGCTATTATTGGTAAAGGTGTAGTGAAGATTAAGTTGAGCGGGTCTGTTTGGGAGCTGAAGGATGTCAGGCATATTCCCGACCTGAGAAAGAACTTAATCTCAGTAGGGCAGTTGTCTAGCGAAGGCTACACTACGATCTTTCATGGTGATGATTGGAAGATTTCAAAGGGCGCAATGATGGTTGCTCGAGGCAAAAAGAATGGTACTCTTTTCATGACAGCAGGGGGGCGATgttcaattgcaattgcagcaaGAAATGAAAATCCCAATATGTGGCACCAGAGACTTGGCCACATGAGTGAGAAGGGGATGAAAATTATGCACTCGAAGGGGAAACTTCCAGGTCTAGAGTCGGTTGGGATAGACATGTGCGAAGATTGCATAtttggaaaacagaaaagggTCAGCTTTCAGACAAGTGGCAGAACCCCAAAGAAGGAAAGGCTAGAGCTCGTTcactctgatgtttggggaccaacgaccatttcatccattggtggGAAACACTACTTCGTGACTTTCATCGATGATCACTCTCGGAAGGTATGGGTTTACTTTCTAAAGCATAAGTCTGAAGTGTTTGAGGTTTTCAAGAGATGGAAAgctatggttgaaaatgagaCAGGTCTGAAGATTAAAAGGCTCAGAAccgacaatggtggtgaatatgaAGACACCAGATTCAAGAAGTTCTGCTATGAGCAAGGAATCAGGATGGAGAGAACCGTACCAGGTACGCCTCAACATAATGGTGTAGCTGAGCGTATGAACCGAACGTTGACAGAAATAGCCAGAAGCATTCGTATACAGTCAGGTCTACCGAAGCAGTTCTGGGCAGAAGCAGTCAACACAGCAGCTTACTTGATCAACCGAGGCCCATCGGTTCCATTGGAGCATAGAATACAAGAGGAGGTATGGAGCGGAAAAGAGATAAAACTATCACATCTAAAAGTTTTCGGTTGTGTAGCATATGTGCATATTAGTGATCAAGGTAGGAATAAGCTTGATCCCAAATCTAAGAAATGCACCTTCATTGGCTATGGCGAGGATGAATTTGGCTACCGCATTTGGGATAACGAAAACAAGAAGGTGATCCGCAGCAGAGATGTGATTTTTAATGAAAGGGTGATGTACAAGGACAGACATAAAAACGACGCCAGCAACACAGAGCAGAGTGTGccaatatttgtagatacagaTGATGTCCCAGATAGTCTCGTGACGGAGCCGATGGTAGCAAGTCCTCAGCTAGAGGAACTCGTTGGACAGAGCAGGGCGCAGCAGTCCGACACACTGCAACCTTCTACTCCAGCTCCTGTATTGAGAAGGTCTTCTCGGCCACATGTGCCTAATAGGAGATACATGAACTATTTGTTACTAACTGATGGAGGTGAGCTTGAATGCTATGATGAAGCTTGTCAGACTGGAGATGCTAGCAAGTGGGAGCTTGCCATGAAAGACGAGATGAGGTCTCTGATCTCCAACCAGACATGGGAACTAGCTGAGTTACCCGTGGGGAAGAAGGCACTTCACAACAAATGGGTGTACCGATTGAAAGAAGAACATGATGGTTCTAAGAGATACAAAGCCCGACTAGTTGTCAAAGGATTCCAGCAGAAGGAAGGAGTTGACTATACCGACATTTTTGCTCCCGTTGTGAAGCTTAATACTATCAGATCAGTGTTGAGTATTGTTGCCATTGAAGATCTTTATCTTGAACAGTTAGCCGTGAAGACCGCATTTCTTCACGGAGACTTGGATGAGGAGATATACATGCACCAGCCAGAAGGTTTCTCAGAAAGAGGGAATAAGAACATGGTGTGCAGACttaagaagagtttgtatggccTGAAACAAGCTCAAAGACAGTGGTACAAAAAGTTTGACAGTTTCATGCACAAGGAAGGCTTCCAGAAGTGTAACGCCGACCACTGTTGCTACTTTAAAAGATATAGGTCCAGTTATATCATTTTACTACTTTATGTCGATGATATGTTAGTAGAAGGTTCAGATATGGATGATATCAGAAGGTTGAAGCAGCAATTGTCAAAGGAGTTTGACATGAAGGACTTGGGTCCAGCAAAGAAGATTCTTGGAATGCAAATCACAAGAGATAAGCATAGAGGGATTTTGCAGTTATCTCAGTCAGAGTACATCAACCGTGTTTTGCAGAGATTCAACATGGGTGACGCCAAGCCAGTCAGCACACCCTTGGCAAGTCACTTTCACTTATCCAAGGATCAGTCCCCTCAGacggaggaagagagagatctcATGGCTAAGGTTCCTTACGCCTCAGCTATTGGGAGTTTGATGTACGCAATGGTCTGTACGAGACCAGACATTGGCCATGCAGTGGGAGTTGTTAGCAGGTTTATGTCAAATCCGGGGAAAGCTCATTGGGAAGCAGTAAAGTGGATTTTAAGATATCTACAAGGCACCACAGAGAAATGTTTGTACTTTGGTAAGGGTGAGTTAAAAGTACAAGGCTATGTAGACGCAGACTTTGGAGGTGAAGTCGATCACAGGAGAAGCACCACCGGTTATATATTCACTGTTGGAAACACAGCTGTTAGTTGGATGTCACAGTTACAGAAGATTGTCACTCTATCCCCTACAGAGGCTGAGTATGTAGCAGTGACTGAAGCCAGTAAAGAGATGATATGGCTTCAAGGTTTGTTAACCGAGTTGGGATTCAAACAGGAGAAGAATGTTTTGCATAGTGATAGTCAGAGTGCAATACACTTGGCAAAGAATTCAGCATTTCATTCAAGAACCAAGCATATTGGACTTCGTTATCACTTTATCAGATCTTTGTTGGAAGATGAGGTGTTAACACTGGAGAAGATCCAAGGAAGCAAGAATCCGGctgatatgttgacaaagacGGTGACTATCGACAAACTGAAGTTGTGTTCAACTTCAGTTGGCCTACAAGAGTAACAAGATCGGAAAGATCTGCTGCATATTTTGAGGTGTGAAGACAGATTGAAATCAGTCTTCAANNNNNNNNNNNNNNNNNNNNNNNNNNNNNNNNNNNNNNNNNNNNNNNNNNNNNNNNNNNNNNNNNNNNNNNNNNNNNNNNNNNNNNNNNNNNNNNNNNNNNNNNNNNNNNNNNNNNNNNNNNNNNNNNNNNNNNNNNNNNNNNNNNNNNNNNNNNNNNNNNNNNNNNNNNNNNNNNNNNNNNNNNNNNNNNNNNNNNNNNNNNNNNNNNNNNNNNNNNNNNNNNNNNNNNNNNNNNNNNNNNNNNNNNNNNNNNNNNNNNNNNNNNNNNNNNN
The Prunus dulcis chromosome 2, ALMONDv2, whole genome shotgun sequence DNA segment above includes these coding regions:
- the LOC117618052 gene encoding uncharacterized protein LOC117618052, whose amino-acid sequence is MGRERAYVDDDIDESKFKTSEAMNRYKKIFSVQAVTVEREVKLSDFEDLGLPRIFKSRGWLLAMGPSEPANIQIVQEFYANIPPFSAEQKTPPGLGPFGSCLWDETLHFSSGREYPDSFDVYLRGKVLNFSVSGIAQLLKLTRPNPNEKSPGFPGLVVDNLDLKVVKSTLGWNKRVRVLRENRLSDLYKVLNSIVRYNIDPPCHVIPSLLSPDRARLLYAIGNNVPIDLATYIFRAICRAAFPTSMPDSLPFTSLITRFAMASHVPVEPTDKLYSPWSPLDNVDIFGYSFTPSSPAVKQPQAVVSHTPSMAILTNGVAEHRGDVHPVSTHSLIPPSSKQPSAGGKNFRGFSLGNLRNFLTTGIRAFGGDSVNFLRGIVRNDP